One Peromyscus eremicus chromosome 17, PerEre_H2_v1, whole genome shotgun sequence genomic window, AGGGATTTAAAAATATCAATCTTGAGCAAAATCCATGCCTATCATTTTTTCCCCTGTATGCCAGTCTCCCTTTCTACAGAGtttaaaactttcattttctCGCCACATGGTGGcgtaggcctttaatcctagcactcaggaggtggaggcagtcaggtctctgtgagttccagacctacctggtctacagagagagttccaggacagccagggctacaacaacaacaacaacaaaacaataacctTTCACTTTCTCAAGTCTCAGATTTGTAATTACAGAATGAAGGTCTTGTTTGCCACAGACGTAAATAAGAGAGTTATAATAGGAAAtataatttatttccttttacaaaATTCCAGCTATACAAGGTTAGTACAGATTCAAAGgaaacaatataacaaaaatatttttttctgactaaTCCATTTTAGAGTTTTTATACAAAGAAGGATAGAAACAAAACTTAATAGGTAGTCGTGGGTTGACACATGATTAAAATGGCGTCTTTGATTAAAAAGAATGAGCGGTGTTGACTCTGCACAATTCTGAGAGCGACAGTCCCGAGGGAGGGTCTTATTACCCAGCGCACAGGCCGCAGAGCACGTGCCTGAAGGGCTCGCTCACCAGCTGTCCTGCCTGGGCTGCAGGTCTGTGGAAGCCTGGGAAGCCTGCAGCAGGGTGTGAGCGCGTGAGGGGCTCCTGTGCCTTCAGCGACCTGATGAGTTAGGAGCTGAAATTAgtggtttttaaaatttggatCTTATGGGGGACGGTCTGCACACCACCTCAGGCGTCGGCTGTTTCAACCCGGGGTGCTGCGCGTCTCTCCCGCGCGTAGGACGACAGTCTGCCTGACAGACACTGCAGTGAGCTGTGAATTTAGACTGGCGGTAGGGACTTGCCCTAATTTCAATTACAGCTGTATTAAATGGCTCACAGTCTTCCTGAACACTGGGCAGAGCTGTGCCTCCCCCCTCCTAAAGGCACAGGCGACTTCACTGGGGCTGTGTGATCATCAGGGACAGGCGGACCACCCTGTGCGGCTTGCAAGGGTCCTGCTCTATGACCTTACTTGCTCACTCGTCACAACTTCCAAGCCCATTAGAAACAGCAGGAGGGAAAATGCTTGGTCTTTTTTTTGCAAAAGTActccatcttaaaaacaaaccaataaaaccCTTCATCGAAGTCCCATTACTAACACCTTTTAAAGGGATGCCCATTGAGCATGCAGTTTTTATCTCCTCCGCCTCTCATGCTTTTTATCAAACATCACCCCGTGTCCTTTGTGGAACAAagtgtataaagaaaaaaaacaagtgaaCTGGTTTTGTACCTGTCTGGTGGGAGATAGCCATACCTGGGCACTCCAAGGGTTGCAGCTACCTCCCAACTCCATGGCCACCCCTGGTGTGAGCAGATCTTGTTGATAACTCTGAAAAGGCCCATAGGCTCTCTGTGGCCTCCGCTGGGACTACCCTCCTATCTCATAGTCCCTAGGAGCTggcttcacagagactgtggctaGGGTAGGGAATCATTGTACCCTGTAGCTCCATGTACCGTCAATTTTGGCTGGgcttgaaaaactaaaaccaaggCATCTATCTCCTTAGGACTCCAGGATATGGGAGATGACCCCAGGATGGAACACTGGACACAAGGGGGCAGTGCCCTGCGTTCAGGAAATTCATATAGCCCCTGTAAAGGCTCATGAAAAGGGTGAGGAGCCCTGCCTCCTACAGAGGGAGCACTGAACTCAATGCCCGAAAACCTTGTGTTTCCAGCTTGATCAGGGGCTCAGGTTCCAGTGCTATGGCCCATTTGTCCACTCAGGCGTCCCTGAGCTGGGGTGGGGACACCCATAGTCAGCCGCATCAGGAAAAGGACAGGACATTCTTGTTGTGGATATTTGAGTTAGAAAACAAAGGAAGTCCCAGAGACAGAGAGCCTgctccagagcagggagagcatTTTAGGGAATTTCTCGGTTGTGGGGAAAGCAAACGGCCAGTCTCCAAGGGCCAGAAACCTGGGAAATCACCACCAGAAGGAGAGCATCCTGGGATGTTGACCACCACCTCAGCTCTTCTGCGGTTCTGCGGGGTGTGGGGCATCCCCACAAGTCAGGTGGCGTGAGGACCAGAGCTTGAAGAGGTGCAGACCGCTCGGATGTgttacacagacacacgcacggGGCAGTCTGGAACCCGTAAGCTCTTCATGGAAACGATCCTGAGCAGTGTTGCAATGGCTGACCGATATCACCTTCTCCTATACCTCAGGATAGCAACTTCTCCAGACGGAGATGCAGTCAGCAGCTGAAAACTGGAATCCCGTGCAGCTCGACAGTGGGAGAGTTGCTTCATGAATCCCGCTAGGGATGCTAGGCAGTCACAGCGACAACAGAGTGACCACCCAGTTCTAAACAAAAGCGTGCTTGGAGTTGTGTGCCTCAAATCAACACTGAGACCGCGTCCTGAGGCTCCTTGGGGTGTCACCTCTCCTGATGTCTGCTGAAGGGAGAAGCCAGTCCGTGACCCCAAGGTTCTGCCTGCTGTGATCAGTGAGACTCTGGTACCAGCTTAGAAGTGGGACACGGCTTGGCAAGCATTGCATTTCCCACGTTATGTTAGGGTCAGGTCATAGGTCATAGGTCACAGGCACTGACTTTGGGTAGTAGCATGGCGGGGAAGCTCTGGGGAGCAGAGGACCAGTAGGCAGCCCACGGCTCTGATCTCTTCTCTGCCAAGACAGGAGTGGGTTCTCTGTGTCCTCCACCTCACAGTGCTGGTCAGACATCACGAGGACCCGTGAAACATGTGGGCCACAGCCAGCCAGCCTTGGATAGCTAACACCTCCCTCATTTTAAGAAGTCTGGCTTCTAACATGGGCATTCCCAGGACTAGTTCATGTCAAGTGAGAGGAAATGAGAGACACTAATGTCTACCTTTTTCTATGTAGGGGACGCTCAAAGTCATGTTCATTCAGAGACAAGCGTGTTGGCTCCAAGTGAGTCCTCACTTTGGGGGCTCAAAAGTATCACTGGCCCTGAGGACTCTGGGCCTAAAGGACAGATCAAAGGCTTTCTGGTCACAGAAGCTCTGGGCACGGTATTTTGCAAATTGCACCGACCTGCGATGCCTATGGTCTGATAGGTCCTTTTCTGCCCTAGGGGCATCTGGGGGCTCATCCTGGGCAAGGGTTTGGAAGAGCGGGTGGCCCCCAGCATTCGAGGTGAGCCAGGAAGAGTCATCTGCTGTGTCAAGGGAGCAGACTGTGGCCCTGCTACTAGCCAGGGACTGGCCTTCTTGGGGCAGGTGCAGGGCACCTGGGCTTTGCTGATGGCCAGGAGTGGGGCCCAGACTTGGAGGCTCCTCACGTGTGCCAGCAGTCAGTTCTTCTTCAGGCATGCTGTCAGGCTGTCCCCGGGCCTGAGGtactggctggctggcctgtgcCTGACGCTGGGTCCTTTTCTGCATAGTCAGGGCACAAGGCTTCCTAGGGTTCCCTGGGGTGGCTAGGTTCTCATCATCCTGAAGGTTGTCTCCTTGAGCTGGGCTCCTTTCCTGCCTGCCCAGTGGCCTCAGGGGATGCTCCTGATCCCTGTCCCCATGCCAGCAGGGATTCTGTTCCACTGGCAGGTTTTCGGGCTCTGCCACACACAGCACATCTGACTGTCCCGTTTGGTGTAATCCTGCATGCCCCGTACCAGTTTCCTCTGGTCCAAGGCGACCCTGCAGCCGGCCCGTGTCCCCCTGTGTTGGTAGACTCTCTTTGGCTTCACTCCCCAAGCTTTTTGTCTGAGGAGGGGCAGACCTATGCTCTGCCTTCTGGGTAGGCACAGGAGGTTCTGGACCATAGGCTGGCTCCACCTGCCTGGTCTCTCCCTTTGCGGCTGGCCTCAGAGGATATGTAGAGGAATGTGGTGCACCAGAGAAGTGTTGTTCTCTCTCAGGATGCTTTCCGTCCAGTGCCTGTAGGCCCACAGAGGGTGGTTGTGAGTGGCCCAGATGCTCTGCTGGGCTCTTTTGTGGCCTTGGGGATGCTATGCTTTGCATGGCTGTCAATTTGTTCTCTGTACCCCAACTGCTTTTTCTCAGCGCTGGCTCACTTGAAACACACGGTGGAGACTTAATGGGCACCAGGCAAGAATCTGCAGCTTCCCCCGGCTGAGCAGCCGGGGCTGCCGACATTAGGCTCTGCACCGTGTCTTCTGAGATGCTTCCTTCAGTGGCTCTGCACTCGTCCTTCGAGGACCTGCTTGATACCAAAGGATGGCTGCCGGCGTTTTGTGTTACCTTGTCTCTGTAGTCCTGGATACTACCTGACCATGGTGTTGTCTTGTGTTCAGGCCCATGTCCACCGTCCTGGCCATCACCGACTCGTGCTGACATCTTGTGTCCAGTGTCTTGGGTACCACCTGCTTGTGGCATTATCTTGTATTTAGCATCCTGGGTACCGCCTGGCTGTGATGTTGCCTTCTGTCTAGGGTTGTGGGCATCACCTGTCCATATGGCTGTTTTGTGTTCAGCATCTTGGGTATCACTGGTCTGTGACACCGCCTTATGTTCAGGGTCCTGGGCACCGTGTGGCGTTATCTTTTGTTCGTTATCCTGGGTACCACCTGGCCATGGTGTCACCCGTTTAGTGTCTTGGGTTCTATCTTGCTGTGGTGCTGTCTTGTGCTCAGCATTCTGGGTACCACCTGGCCCCAGTGCTACCTTGTGTTTGGGCTCTTGGGAAGCACCTAGACCTGGTGTTATCGTGGGTTCAACATCCTGGGAAACACGTGGCTGTAGTGTCAGCTTGTGTGCATTGTTCTGGGTGTCCCTTGCCCATGACATCTGCTTGTGTTTAACATCTTGGGCACCGCTGGTCTGCGGCGTTTTCTTGTGTTCAGCATCCTTGGAATCACCCTTATGTGGCGTTATCTTGTGTTCGGCGTCCTGAGCACCAGATGGCCGTGCTGTTACCCTGTATTCAGGGTTCTGGGTACTACTTGGCTGCGGCACTGTGAGACCAGTGACTGTCGCCTCTCCAGAGACTCGGATACTTGCAGTATCGAACGTGGACTGGCTGTCGTTGCCCAAATCATGGCTGACGTTTTCCTGAGCGATGCTTGGGGGTGAAGCCGACTCGTTCAGGGGCCCTTTGCACTCTTCCTGCCCAAACTGGATGTTTTTGCCTGACGCTATAGAACTCCCAGGCCTTACGCAGCCCTGGGGTGGCACCTGCACTGTGGGGGATACCCCTTGCTGGAGGCCAGTGGCCGAGCTGGTGCCCACTTCTGCACAGCGTCTCCCAACAGTGGGATGACTTGAGGTGCCATTGCTGTCTGGAGGGGCCTCATTGGATTCTGGACACAGATGCCTTTCCCAGGTGAGGTCAGAGATACACTCTTCCGAAGTGCCACTGCAGTTCCTGAGGTCACGTGAGTTCTCGGGGCTGTGTTTTTTCTCTGTTCCACCAGGAAATGTTTTTGAAGGGATTGGAATTGGGAACATCTGTGAGGCATCACCAACCACGTGGGTGTCATCTCTTATGTCTCCCTGGAGTCCACCTTCTGCTGCAGGCTGGAGACTCACTGGCATTCCATGGGGTTTACTCAGTGCTGTAGGGGTTTGGTAACCCCTCCTATCCTCAGCCCCAGTGGAAAATGCGGCTTGTTTATTTTCAGTCCCATCCTCTCGTCTCAAAACTTGAGAACAATCGTCTTCACGACGTGCTGCATGTTGCAGAGGGCCGGGAGAGGCTGGCATTTCGTGAACAACGGGAAGCTGTACTGTTATCTGTGGAGGCTTGATGGCAGGCTGAGCTCGCCGCTCAGCCTGGACTGCTAAAGGGGCTAGGAGGGGGATCTGTGCCACTGCCTCCTGTTCCAGAAGGTGCCTCTGGATGGCAAAGAAGGGCTCTCTTTCTGGGCCTGAAGGTGTCCTTTCTGCCTCATCCTCAGAGCTGCACACAGTCATGGTGATTTCAGGGGCCTCTCTTGTGCTATCCTTCACTTCCTGGGTGTCAGGTGCCACCTCCTGTGTATTGGGCTCTGCTCTTCTGTCCTTCTTGACTACCCCAGTATCTCTGGGGCTGTCCAGTCCAAGTGGGGACAACACTGGTGCATGGCCAGACAGGTCTTGGCCTTTGGTAGACATGCCTGAGAAACCCACGTTCACAGCCACGTGACTACCCACAGGAGCCGCTGCCTGGGACACCGAGGACTTGAGTTGTTCCTTGTGCTCCTCATTCATGAGTTCTTTGGATTCGTTTCCTCCGGTTTCCAGGCTTTCTGAGTTGGAGGACATGATGGTTTCTCCACCGGGCCAACGTCTGGACTCCGAGTGACTAAGCTTTGCACAGTGGGACAGCCAGCTCTGGGGACCGCAGACAACGGTGGCGATGCTGAGGGCTGGCAGGGGCTCGGCTGTGCAGGCCAGGAACCGGGCCGGGGGAGTTCTGGTACAGCTGGTAGCCATGGTGGCCACGTGGAGCACCCTCACTTGTGGCCTGTGCACTTTCTTCTTCTGTAGGCTCTTGCTCTTCCGTCCTTCCCTGTGCAGGGGCAGCACACCAGCCTCCGAGTGCAGGCGGCCACTCTGTTCAAATCTTTCTCTCAGCTTGGAGAGGATGGAGCTCCGGCCCACGATTCGCGGCAGGAGGCCCCTGGCAGCGCCGGGCCGCTGGGCAGGGGGTTTCTCTCGCGCCTCTTTCTCCTTAgcttccttctcttctgcagCCAAGAACTTCTTTAGGATATTTTTCACGGTGCTCTTCCCACTCGTGGGGCTCCACCGGGGCTTCTCACTGCTTGGGGTCCTCTGGCTGGCCCCGTTGGCTCCTTCCTTGGTCTTTTCTAGGAGCTTGTTGATAGTGGCATTTACAAAACTCCTGCCCGGCCCTTGCTTGTCCTTGGAGATCAGCCGGCCCACTTCCCGGGTCTTCTTGAGGTGGGGTTCCCGGCCTGTGCCCATGAACTTAGCCTGTAGAAGCTGGAACCGCGTGGGTCTCCGGCCCGCCTCCTGGAGCTGGGATGGGCGGCTGACCCTGGTTGCTCTGTTTTCTGCCTTCTGGGGCCCGTCCGCACGGTCCAAGATGTAAAGCAGGAGGCTGTTGAGGACAGTACGGGCTGCCTCGTCGCATGTCCTGCTGATCTTCTTCTTGAGTGTCTGCGCATCAATGGCCATCTTCTCATGGAAGATCTGGCTGTTCTTGGAGctggaggaaaacaaacaaacaaaacaacaacgacagaaaaaaaaacagaaaaccacaatgtCACATGTTTTATTGTCATTTTCATACGGTTACTCttatcctggctagttttatgtcagcttgagaCATCTGAttggagggaacctcaattggaGAACGTGGACTGTAGGCTGGCAAATCTacggagcattttcttaattagtgatcgatgggggagggcccagcccattgtgggtggtgctgcccctgggctggtggtcctgggttctattaaaaaaacaaaaaagcaggctgagtaagccacgaggagcagcaccagtaagcagcacccctccatggcctctgcatcagctcctgcctccaggttcctgccctggttgAGTTCCCTTTCTGACTTCCTCTGATCTCGAGCAGTGATGGGGACGCGTAAGTCAAATCaaccctctccttcccaagttgttttggtcatggtgtttcaccacagccaTAGtcaccctgactaagacagcatcACAGCCCCTGGAGGACCCCTGGGGGCTGGTTCTCAGGAGTCaggacctattgggccttcgggCTGGTGCTGTTCCTGAGCAACACCAGGGATAAGGAGGTCTCTCCATGCCTGAGACCAGCGTGCACGCAGAGGGCTGACATATAAATAGGGATATTAAACAAGAGCTGCGTGGTGAGCACGCCCAAAGCCTTGGCAGGGCATGAGTAAGCACGCACACAGCAATGACCACGGTGTAAAAATAACTACCCTAAGCAGCAGCTGTGCCGTCCACCACCAAGAGCGCCATTGTTCTGAGTAATCAGGACATGGAGGCCAATCCTGGCCCCCAGGAAGTGGCTGCTCCATGTCCTTGCAAGGGGAAACCAATCCTGGGGCAGCCACTCCCTTGGGTCCCCCGAGTGGAAAGACACACCATTGGTCTGTTTCAGCGTTGAGAAGCCAGTAGGCTCGGAGCTCAGGCTTGGCCCTGTGACACCTGGTTGTCACAGTCCTACTGCCTGACCCTTCTCCCATCCAGATGGCCTGTGGACACCTCTCTCCAGACTCATCTGGTCACCTGTGGAAGCTGCCCTGGGTGGAGAGAGACCCCCTTTCACCCGAGAGGGCTCACCAGCCTCAGACAGCATCAGCAGAGTGATTCTGGGGTGAGGGGGGGAGGCTTCCTGCAAAGCCACCTGTACAGCTGCAGAGGgaacggggtggggtggggctggctaGGTGCCGCTGCTGGGCTTGAGGGAATCTGTGTGCAGCTGAATGGATGTGAGGGGCCCCAGATTTCCTGCCTCTGAGGTAAGATGGAAGTGGGTTGGTTTTGGTTGGgggtggtgttttttgtttttgttttttcctttcccagggtATCTTGGAACTGGTGGCCATTAACTTCTAAATCTTGGGGTGGGCCTCTGGAAGCTGCCTAGGTACGAACTTCTGTCTGGATATCTTGGGTCTCACAGGCACATTGCATGCCGATGAACTAAGCCCTTACACCCCAAATTCCTCTTCCTACTAACCGCGCCCCTTGGGCACACAGGAGCTTTCCTGGCCCACACCCCCTACAGCCACAGGGCCCTACAGCTTTAAGCCGGTCCCTGGCCGCAGGAAACATTCCCCGCCCCTCTTGCAGTCTTGcctgcctcacacacacacagctgaacCTGACAGCCAACAGTGTCCATGCTCTAGATGGCCACATGACCAGAATCCTCCTGTGCCGGCCACTCCAGTAGCCTCTGCTCTCCTTGTATATTCTTTGTGCTGCCCAGGGCACGACACCATCTCTGGTCCACACCGCCCTAGGCTGGGGACAGTCACACCCTTCCTGTGTTGTCCTTGTTGCCACCATCCTATGTGGGTCTGGTCTCAGGATGTGCCCGCTGGTCCTTCCTGAATACCAACGCATAGGATCTCAAGTGGGGCTTGGGACCCAGCGCAGGCTGAATTCACACATCTGTAATTATAAGGTCCATACCCTCCAGCAGGGTCTGGACTAGACCTACTTCACTGCAGTCTCCATGAAGAGCTTGGCAATTATCACTACCAGCTCCCAGTTAGGTGCCCCACACTGTGtcgtcccccctcctcccccgtTCCCACGAGGGTCTTGTTCCCCAGGCCTGGGATGTGGATAGACTCACCGGGCTCTGGAGCTATGAGGAGGCTCAAAGGACCTGTGTACTTCTTGGAGCTTTGTGGTCACACAGCTTGTGAGGCCGGCTAAGCTATTTCAACTGTCTTAACGACTTCTCAGGTGAGTCATTAGGGTGACTGAAATAACCGTACTGATGACATGTAGCGAAGATATTCTGACCGACTGACTAAAGGCCACGAGCCCAACCGTGCGGGACACTGAGTATCATTCCCAAGTTCCTCTCTGAGGGCTCCCCGAGCCCAcggtctaaacagagaaatgagaaACCCAGCTGGCATTAACTGTCCAGCTTCTCCCACTACAGAAGGGACAGCCTAGCCTCTCCAGACGCCCCGGGCCGGGGTTCCACACTGCCTTCTGCTCTGGGGAGTGTGTAAGCGAAGCACTTTAAGGGAGGCTTGCTGAGTGTCCTTAGATCAAGGGTGTTAGTGTGTCTAAGCCCAGCTTGGCTGTCCGAGCCACAGCCGTGCTGCATCACATTTCAGCTCACAATCGGTTAGAAGCTAGCACAGTGCCAAGGTATTGCCCAGCAGCTCGCTACCTGCCCATCACCAGGGACCAACACTTGAGGCCACTTGCGGCCTCCAGTCTGACTTCTTCGGCAGACACGAAAAGGGGATTTAGCTAACAGCCCCAGATGGCGTCTCAGAAAGTTCCCCAGAGCTCCCATGATCATCTCAGATGTTTTCGGTTGGGGCAGACGCTTTCCTAAACGTTATGGGCCAGGATTAGCAGATTAGAAGAGGGACTTAAGTTCTTTTCTGGTGGGTCACACCTGGCCCTGTCACACTGTGGCCCTACAGCAGGAGAGGGTGTCTGCACTGTAAATAAGGAGTAAAGGGGGATTTCACAGCTCACTACAGTGAGTCAAAGTTGTGTTTAACAATCATTATTAActaccgggcagtggtggtgcacgcctgtaatcccagcactcagaaggcagagccaggtggatctctgtgagttcgaggtcagcctggtctacagagcgagttccaggacaggcaccaaaactacacagagaaaacctgtctcaaccccccccccccaaaaacaaaacaaaacaaaacaaaacaatcattaTTAACTAAAATTCCTCCTTCTTGTGGATCTTTGCTAAGTATCCCGCAGGCCACACTGGGGTTGTGAGTGAGCTTCTGGCCTCTTCCCAGATGcctcccctgatctccaggcccAGTCCTTCAAGTTCTTCCAGCACCTGGCAGGCTCAAGATGAAGGAGTAAGCCTCAGAAAATGGAATTCTGGCCAGGTCTCACCTTGAGATCTTTGCCTTAGTTCATCGGCCTGAGGCACTCTGCCCTTGAAACAGCTAGTGCCAGGCCCTCGAGACAGGGCTTCCTTGTTCCCTCTTCAGGGCAATTGCCAATGTAGCCCATGGCTGCTCCCTAGCACATCATCAGGGGTAGCCAGTCACCTTGTGACCACTTGGAGTTCCTAGTGTAATTTTAAGAGCCATTCTATTTCTGCCCGCAACCCTCCACCGCAACAAAGGCTTCACGTGGGTGGGAAGTGTGCTTTCTTTTGCACGTCACTCCAGCACTCGGTCACACACTTCCCAGCATGAGGGCCAGCCTTGGCAGATGCCTGTGGATGGAGTGGTGGGGCCCCTGTAGATACCTGGCTCACCTGTCTCTGTGGGAGAGCTGCTAGCAGCGTGTGGGCCAGCCCCTCCTACCCCTCTGCCCTCCTTGCTCTAGTGCTGGCCCTACGGATCTGTTTCCACCCCGGCAGCATAGCTCCCTCTCCACTGGCATGTGGCTGCTCACCCTCCACGTTCCACTGCAGGGTCCCTTTCAAGGTTCCTTTCTTAGCGGTGAGTGCTACGCCACAATCCTATGGAGACCTCTCTGTGCTCTGTTTCCTGAGGCCCATGCATCTCTTGTGGTCTCTTCCCACCCACCTCAGTTCTTCTGAGAGGCTGGCCCCATTCTGGCCTAATCTAtgccagaacattccagaaaccTCACCCTGAAGCACCAGGATAGCTTGTGGGGGCCTTTCGCTGCTCGTGTGAGACACTCTTTGCTCGGCTGCAGTGTGTAGACATGACTAAGCCCATTCCCATGTCTCTTAGGTACTTGGATGAGCTATAGAGCCTGGCCCAGGACGGAACAGAATCTTCCCCTCCATGGCCAACACAAACAGGGGACCCATAAACCTTCCTAATTTAGGcatcggcggcggcggcggcggcggcggcagcgggcAGGCAAGgtcgtttaggacagggaactgGACAATCGTCTCAGGAGACACCCAGGCTGCTCAGCCCTGAGGAATGCCACCATCACGGCTGGTACTGAAGAAAGAGGACAGCAGACCTCAAGCCCTGCCCAGCCCCATTTGAGCACATGGAGTCCTGGGTCAGTGCAGTTCCTCATCAGCTACAGTCAGTCGGGCCTCACTGACTGCCCCATGGTCAGCGGCTACGCCAGGGTTGCCGGGCCCCCGCTCTGCTCTGAGCATCCTCTGGCAGACAGTgctcctctgcctcagttcccttGCAGGAGAAGTGGGGTCTCAAATAAACTCTGGGGCACAGCATGGCTGCCAAGTACCTACCAGAGAGACCCAGTTCTTAGCCTGGTAGGACACCACATCCTGAACCATACTGCTCCTGCAGGCCCCACAGGGGCCATGGCAAATTGTAATTTGTAAAATATCTTGAGGTCTCTACCAATGGGCCCGCATGATGCTGCCATTTTTTACCCCAGTTGGAACGAGCTGCGGGCccactgtctccacctgcctccaGGGGTCCCTACAGTCACTTCCTCTGTAGTGACTGAAGCGGCCTTGCAAGTCACAGTAACAACCTGTCCATTTGCCTGTCCTTTGTCTCTTCAGAACAGAACACCCATATCAGGATGCTGTGTGCCCAACAAGGGAACACGTCTCCATCTGGGCATATCATCTATGGattgtttttttctgtctcctaGTTAGCTTCTGCTATTATCCAGTGTTATCTGAGGGAGTCTCAACTGTGGGCATTGCCTCAATTAGactgattaataattgatgtaggaggggccAGGCCATGGTAGGaggtgccacccttgggcaggtggtcctggttgtATAGGATGCTAGCTGAGCATGACCCagtgagcaagtcagtaagctgCCTTCCTCCgtggctcctgcctccaagttcctgccatgACCTCCCTCAATAATGGACTGTGACTGTAAGTA contains:
- the Adprhl1 gene encoding inactive ADP-ribosyltransferase ARH2 → MEKFKAAMLLASVGDVLGYGNVCRENSALGSIQEELQKTGGLDSLVLSPGKWPVSDNTIMHMATAEALTTDYWCLDDLYREMVKRYVETVEKLTEHRPDPSTMEGCSQLKPDNYLLAWHTPFSEKGSGFGAATKAMCIGMRYWKPERLETLIEVSIECGRMTHNHPTGFLGSLCTALFASYAVQGKPLVQWGRDMLKVLPLAEEYCRKTIRHMAEYQEHWFYFEAKWQFYLEERKISEDTENKATFPSNYDAEERDKTYKKWSSEGRGGRRGHDAPMIAYDALLAAESNWTELCQRAMFHGGESGATGTIAGCLFGLLHGLATVPRGLYQELEHKGRLEDLGTALHRLSTEENSKNSQIFHEKMAIDAQTLKKKISRTCDEAARTVLNSLLLYILDRADGPQKAENRATRVSRPSQLQEAGRRPTRFQLLQAKFMGTGREPHLKKTREVGRLISKDKQGPGRSFVNATINKLLEKTKEGANGASQRTPSSEKPRWSPTSGKSTVKNILKKFLAAEEKEAKEKEAREKPPAQRPGAARGLLPRIVGRSSILSKLRERFEQSGRLHSEAGVLPLHREGRKSKSLQKKKVHRPQVRVLHVATMATSCTRTPPARFLACTAEPLPALSIATVVCGPQSWLSHCAKLSHSESRRWPGGETIMSSNSESLETGGNESKELMNEEHKEQLKSSVSQAAAPVGSHVAVNVGFSGMSTKGQDLSGHAPVLSPLGLDSPRDTGVVKKDRRAEPNTQEVAPDTQEVKDSTREAPEITMTVCSSEDEAERTPSGPEREPFFAIQRHLLEQEAVAQIPLLAPLAVQAERRAQPAIKPPQITVQLPVVHEMPASPGPLQHAARREDDCSQVLRREDGTENKQAAFSTGAEDRRGYQTPTALSKPHGMPVSLQPAAEGGLQGDIRDDTHVVGDASQMFPIPIPSKTFPGGTEKKHSPENSRDLRNCSGTSEECISDLTWERHLCPESNEAPPDSNGTSSHPTVGRRCAEVGTSSATGLQQGVSPTVQVPPQGCVRPGSSIASGKNIQFGQEECKGPLNESASPPSIAQENVSHDLGNDSQSTFDTASIRVSGEATVTGLTVPQPSSTQNPEYRVTARPSGAQDAEHKITPHKGDSKDAEHKKTPQTSGAQDVKHKQMSWARDTQNNAHKLTLQPRVSQDVEPTITPGLGASQEPKHKVALGPGGTQNAEHKTAPQQDRTQDTKRVTPWPGGTQDNEQKITPHGAQDPEHKAVSQTSDTQDAEHKTAIWTGDAHNPRQKATSQPGGTQDAKYKIMPQAGGTQDTGHKMSARVGDGQDGGHGPEHKTTPWSGSIQDYRDKVTQNAGSHPLVSSRSSKDECRATEGSISEDTVQSLMSAAPAAQPGEAADSCLVPIKSPPCVSSEPALRKSSWGTENKLTAMQSIASPRPQKSPAEHLGHSQPPSVGLQALDGKHPEREQHFSGAPHSSTYPLRPAAKGETRQVEPAYGPEPPVPTQKAEHRSAPPQTKSLGSEAKESLPTQGDTGRLQGRLGPEETGTGHAGLHQTGQSDVLCVAEPENLPVEQNPCWHGDRDQEHPLRPLGRQERSPAQGDNLQDDENLATPGNPRKPCALTMQKRTQRQAQASQPVPQARGQPDSMPEEELTAGTREEPPSLGPTPGHQQSPGALHLPQEGQSLASSRATVCSLDTADDSSWLTSNAGGHPLFQTLAQDEPPDAPRAEKDLSDHRHRRSVQFAKYRAQSFCDQKAFDLSFRPRVLRASDTFEPPK